The following coding sequences lie in one Eschrichtius robustus isolate mEscRob2 chromosome 10, mEscRob2.pri, whole genome shotgun sequence genomic window:
- the IL33 gene encoding interleukin-33, protein MYSMQLRSGLKIEKKTCYFRKETTKRHSPRTAKKYKEQRLVFAACQELEHIGQSVKSFTFDKTRVQKYTTATGLPSIKEHSASLSTYNDQSITFVFEDGNYEIYVDDLGKDQEKDKVLLRYYDSQFPSSETDGGGDHRKLMVNLSPTKDKDFLLHANSKEHSVELQKCENPLPEQAFFVLHEETSQCVSFECKSNPGVFLGVKDNHLALIKRGEHPEDSNEENTIFKLSNLI, encoded by the exons ATGTACTCTATGCAGCTACGCTCTGGccttaaaatagaaaagaagaccTGTTACTTTAGGAAAGAAACCACCAAAAGGCATTCACCAAGAACAG CTAAAAAGTACAAAGAGCAACGTCTGGTATTCGCTGCCTGTCAGGAGCTGGAACACATTGGACAGTCTGTGAAGAGCTTCACCTTCGATAAAACTAGGGTCCAGAAATATACTACAGCAACTGGTCTTCCAAGTATCAAAG AACATTCTGCTTCCCTGAGTACATACAATGATCAATCCATTACTTTTGTTTTCGAGGATGGAAATTATGAGATCTATGTTGATGACTTAGGAAAAGACCAAGAGAAAG ACAAGGTGTTACTCCGTTACTATGATTCCCAATTCCCCTCAAGTGAAACAG ATGGTGGTGGTGATCATCGGAAGTTAATGGTAAACCTGAGCCCCACAAAAGACAAAGACTTCTTGCTGCATGCCAACAGTAAGGAGCATTCTGTGGAG ctacaaaaatgtgaaaacccATTGCCAGAACAGGCCTTCTTTGTCCTTCATGAGGAGACCTCTCAATGTGTTTCATTTGAATGTAAGAGCAATCCTGGAGTGTTTCTAGGAGTAAAGGATAACCACCTAGCTCTAATTAAACGAGGGGAACACCCTGAGGATTCAAATGAAGAGAATACCATATTTAAGCTCTCAAACTTAATATGA